The DNA segment GCACCTGCTCGGCCCAGAAGGCGTAGCCCGAGCCATCCTCGGCGTGGAACTGCGCCGGGTTGGCCGCGCAGAAGCTGAAGATCAGCGAGCGCGCGCGGTTGGGGTTGCGCAGGTTGAAGGCGGGATGCTGCATCAGCGCGCGCACCGTGTCGATGGTGTGCTTGCCTTTGTGGCCGGCGCTTTGCGGCCCCACGGTACCGCGCTGCGTGCCTTGCAGCGAGAACCATTTGTCGATCACCAGCGGGTCTTGCTCGAAGCGCTGGTAGAAATCGGCCAGCGCGGCCTCGCGGCCGGGGGCAAAGGTGTTGACCATGGCGCTGAGCGCGGCGAAGCGGTCCGTCATGTTGTCGGCGGCCTTGTATTGCGCTTCGGCCAGCGCCTGCATGGCGGCGTCGCCGCTGTCGGCCAGGTAGCCCAGCGCCAGGTTGCGCAGCGCGCGCTTGCCGGCGGACACCGCATCGGGGCTGTAGGCGAGCGGCGTGGCATTGGCCTCGAACGCGGCCAGCCAGTCGGCCTTGAGCGCGCGCGCCAGCGCTTCGCGCATGAACTGGCGGGCGCGGTGGATGGCGGCCGGATCGGCCACGCCCATGCGCTCGGCGAGGTAAGCCTCGGCCGGCAGCGTCAGGGCCTGCTCGCGGAAGGCGGGGCTGAGTTGCTGGTCGTTGAGCACGGTGCGCAGCGCGGCCACCAGCGCCGGGTCGAGCCGGAGCTCGCCGCCGGCCTGGCCCTGGGCCACCAGTTGCAGCAGCGCGCGCGTGGTCAGGCGCTGGCCGGCCTCCCAGCGGTTGAACGGATCGCTGTCGTGCGCCAGCAAGAAGGTCAGCTGCGCTTCGCTGTACTCGGCGTCGATGATGACCGGCGCGGAGAAGTCGCGCAGCAGCGAGGCCAGCGGCGGCTCGGCGCCGCGCGGCAGGTTGATGAAGCGGAAGGTCTGCTCGGCCTCGGTGAAATCCAGCACGCGCGTGGTGGCGCCGGGCTGGCTTTCGCCTTCGAGCTGCAGCGCAAGGTCGGCGCCGCTGGCGTCGATCAGGCCCAGTGCGAAGGGGATATGGAAGGGCAGCTTGTCCGGCGTGCCGGGGCGCGTCTCGATGCCGACCTTGGGACTCGTTTGCGACAGCGTCAGCGCCAGGGTGCCGGTGGCCGCATCCCACGCGGTGCGCACCGCGACCACCGGCGTGCCGGCCTGGCTGTACCAGCGGCCGAACTGCGTCAGGTCGCGGCCGTTGGCGTCGGCCATGGCGGCGCGGAAGTCGTCGCAGGTCACGGCCTGGCCGTCGTGGCGCTGGAAGTACAGGTCCATGCCCTTGCGGAAACCGTCGCGGCCTAGCAGGGTCTGGTACATGCGCACGACCTCGGCGCCTTTCTCGTACACCGTCACGGTGTAGAAGTTGTTGATTTCCTCGTAGCTGTCGGGGCGCACCGGGTGCGCCATGGGGCCGGCATCTTCGGGGAACTGTACCTGGCGCAGCATGCGCACGTCCTCGATGCGCTTGACCGCGCGCCCGGATTCGGAGCCCATCATGTCGGCCGAGAATTCCTGGTCGCGGAACACCGTCAGGCCTTCCTTGAGCGAGAGCTGGAACCAGTCGCGGCAGGTCACGCGGTTGCCGGTCCAGTTGTGGAAGTACTCATGCCCGACCACGGATTCGATGTTGCCGAAATCGGCATCGGTGGCGGTCTCGGCATTGGCCAGCACGTACTTGGTGTTGAAGATGTTGAGGCCCTTGTTCTCCATCGCGCCCATGTTGAAATCGCCCACGGCGACGATCATGAAGCGGTCGAGGTCCAGTTCCAGGCCAAAGCGCTGTTCGTCCCAGCGGATCGAGTGGATCAGCGAATCCATGGCATGGCGCGTCTTGGGCAGGTCCTGCGGCTCCACCCAGACCTGCAGCAATTTCTCCTGGCCGGAGGCGGACTGGATCCGTTCCTCGATGCATTCCAGCTTGCCGGCCACCAGCGCGAACAGGTAGGCGGGCTTCTTGAACGGGTCTTCCCAGATGGCCTCGTGGCGGCCGTCGGGCAGCTCGCGCTCGCTGATCAGGTTGCCGTTGGACAGCAGCACCGGGTAGGCCGCGCGCTGTGCGCGCAGCGTGACCCGGAAGGTCGACATCACGTCGGGGCGGTCCAGGTAATAGGTAATCTTGCGGAAGCCCTCGGCTTCGCACTGGGTAAAGAAGTTGCCATTGGAAACGTAGAGGCCGGACAGCGACGTGTTGGCGGCCGGCTGGCAGGCGGTGGCGATTTCCAGCGTGCCTTGCGCGGGCAGCTCGGGCAGCGTCAGGCTGTCGGGCGTCTGCTGCGCGCCTTCCAGCGGCTTGCCGTCGAGGCGAACCCCGAGCAGCTCCAGTGCCTCGCCCGCCAGCACCAGCGGGCCGGGCGCCTGGCGCGTGAAGCGCAGGATACTGGTGACCACCGTGCGCGCCGGGTCGAGCTCGAGGGTGAGGTCGACGTGCTCAAAAGCGAAGGCCGGCGGAGTATAGTCTTTGCGATGGACGGTAACGGGCGTGTCGGTGCGCAGCATGAAGGAATCCTGTCCTCTGGGGGCCACCTGGGGCGGCATGGTCGCCATGGTCACGGCAGGCGGGCAGGGTGGGAGCCGCTGCCGGGCCGCGTGCCACGGCACTGAAGAACCCATTGTAGCCAAGCGCGGGCGCCCCGGCTCGGGCGCGCGGCGCTGGCGGCCGACCGGGACGGAATTCCGCCGGCCCGGCACGGTCAGAATCACACAATGGACAACGAATCGATGAGAGGCATGATGCCAAAACGATGGCTGGCAACGCTCGGGAAGCTGGCGAACCTCGGTCAGGATCGGGGCCGGATAGCCGGCGAGGGCTGGCGCGGTGGCCGCCTGATGGCGGGCGCGGCGCTGCTCGGCGTGGCGCTGCTGTCCGGCTGCGCCAGCACTGTCACCACCGAGGTGACGGCCTTTCGCCAGGGCGACTGGCAGAACGATCCGCCGCGCACCTATGCCTTCGATCGCACCAGCGGCCAGGAGCCGCAGCTCGAGGACCAGACCTATGAGCAGTGGCTGGCGCAGGCGCTCTCCGGAATCGGCTTCGAGCAGGTGGCCCGGCCGCAGGCGCATTACCTGGTCAGCATGGAATACGACAGCAACTCGCGGCTGATGCGGATCCAGGAGACCAGCTACGTCGACCCATGGTCCCCCGGCCCTTACTGGGGGCCGTATTATCGCCCCTGGGGCCCGTACGGCTGGGGTGGCCCGGGTTACTGGCCGCCGGTGACCACGGTGCGCGATGTGCCGGTCACCCAGTCCACGCTGCGCGTGTTCTTCAAGGATGCCGCCAGCGGCCGCCGGGTCTACCAGGTCACGGCGAACCACCGCGCGGAGGGGGCGTCCCTGCAGGCGGCGATGCCTTACCTGATCCGCAGCGCCTTCGTGCAGTTCCCGGCGGACAGTGGCCGGCCAAGGCGGGTGACATTGCCGCTGGACCCGAATGACAAGTAGCAGGTGGCAAGCCACATGCAAGCCACAAGCAAGGCATTGCCTGTGCGGTGGTAAAAACTGAATTGCCCGGCGAAAAGCCTTGAATCCCCGGATGCCCCGGTGGGAGGGGCTTCGCGCCGGGCTTGGGTGAGCTAGAATGACGGCTCGATTTTTCGGCCCGAGCCGCCGGAGCCCGTCTTTGAAAGCTGCAATGGAAGATTCCGGCAAGCCACGCCGGATACGACCGGCGCAGCCTCGGCGGGCACTGGCAGGGCCACTTCCTGGACGAGCATAATGACCAGCAAGACCGGCGGTGATGCACCGCAACATGCCCCCAACAGTCCTGAAGCGCAATTGCGCCTGGCCGCGCTGGAATACCACCGCAGCCCGACCAAGGGCAAGATCCAGGTAAACGCGACCAAGGCGCTGTCCAACCAGCGCGACCTGTCCCTGGCCTACTCCCCGGGCGTGGCCTACGCCTGCGAGGAGATCGCCAAGGATCCCGCGATGGCCGCCGAGTACACCTCGCGTGGCAACCTGGTGGCAGTGATCACCAACGGTACCGCCGTGCTCGGCATGGGCGACATCGGTCCTCTGGCCGGCAAGCCGGTGATGGAGGGCAAGGGCTGCCTGTTCAAGAAGTTCGCCGGCATCGACGTGTTCGACATCGAGCTCGATGCGCACGACCCGGACAAGATCGTCGAGATCGTGGCCGCGCTGGAGCCGACGATCGGCGGCGTGAACCTCGAAGACATCAAGGCGCCCGAGTGCTTCTACATCGAGAAGAAGCTGCGCGAGCGCATGAACATCCCCGTCTTCCACGATGACCAGCACGGCACCGCCATCATCTCGGGCGCGGCGCTGCTCAACGGCCTGAAGGTGGTCGGCAAGGATATCGCCAAGGTCAAGCTGGCGGTCTCGGGCGCCGGCGCCGCGGCCATCGCCTGCCTGGACACCATGGTGAGCCTGGGCGTGACCCGCTCGAACGTCTCGGTGGTGGACTCCAAGGGCGTGATCTATGTGGGCCGCGACGCCAACATGGAACCCAACAAGGCGCGCTACGCGCAAGACACCTCGAACCGTACCCTGGCCGATATCGTCAATGGCGCTGACGTGTTCCTGGGCTGCTCGACCGCCGGCGTGCTGACCGCCGAGATGGTCAAGACCATGGCCGACAAACCCATCATCCTGGCGCTGGCCAACCCCGAGCCGGAAATCCGCCCGGAAGTGGCCAAGGCAGCGCGCCCGGATTGCATCATCGCCACCGGCCGCTCGGACTACCCGAACCAGGTCAACAACGTGCTGTGCTTCCCGTACATCTTCCGTGGCGCGCTGGATTGCGGCGCCACCAAGATCACGGAAGCCATGAAGCTGGCTTGCGTCAAGGCCATCGCCGACCTGGCCGAAGCCGAGCTGAACGACGCCGTTGCCGCCGCCTACGGTGGCCAGGAACTGAAGTTTGGCCCGGACTACATCATCCCGACGCCGTTCGACCAGCGCCTGATCGAGAAGATCGCGCCGGCAGTGGCCAAGGCCGCAGAGGAGTCCGGCGTGGCCACCCGTCCGATCAAGGACCTGGAAGCCTACCGCCAGCAGCTCACCCAGTACGTCTACCACACCGGCCTGATCATGAAGCCGGTGTTCACGGCAGCCAAGGCCGCGCCCAAGCGCGTGGTTTATGCCGAGGGCGAAGAAGAGCGCGTGCTGCGCGCGGTGCAGACCGTGGTGGACGAAGGCCTGGCCCGTCCGATCCTGATCGGCCGCCCGCACGTGATCCAGATGCGCATCGACAAGGCCGGCCTGCGCCTGAAGGCCGGCGCGGACTTCGAGCTGATCAACCCGGAAGACGACCCGCGCTACCGTGCCTACCACGAGGCCTACCACACCCTGCGCGGTCGCGACGGCGTCACGCCGGACGTGGCCAAGGTGATGCTGCGCCGCTCCAATACGCTGATCGGCACCATGCTGATGCATATGGGCGACGCCGACGCGATGCTGTGCGGCACCGTGGGCCGCTTCGAAGCCCACCTGGAGCACGTGCGCGACGTGATCGGCATGGCGCCGGGCGCCAAGGTGTTCGCCGCGATGAACGCGCTGATGCTCGAGAAGTACACGCTGTTCATCACCGACACCTTCGTCAACGACGATCCCACCGCCGAGGAGCTCGCCGCCATCACGCAGCTGGCCGCCGAGGAAATCGCGCGTTTTGGCCAGCATCCGAAGGTGGCGCTGATGTCGCACTCGATGTTCGGCTCGTCGGACCGCCCGTCGGCCAGGAAGATGCGCGCGGCCCAGGAGATCCTGGCTCGCGAAGCGCCGCACCTGGAAGTGGAAGGCGAGATGCAGGGCGACGCCGCCCTGGTCGAGGACGTGCGCCGTCACTTCCTGCCGGGCACCAAGCTGGCCGGCAGCGCCAACCTGCTGGTCATGCCGACGCTGGATGCGGCCAATATCGCCTTTAACCTGCTCAAGATCACGGGCGGGCAGGGCGTCACCATTGGCCCGATCCTGCTGGGCGCGGCCAAGCCGGTGCACATTCTCAACCCGCAAGCTACCACCCGCCGCATCGTCAACATGACGGCGGTAGCGGTGGCCGAAGCCAACGCGGTGCGCTGATCCGGCGGCGCGGCCGGCTTGCCGGGCGCCACCCAATGAAAACGGGGCTCCTTTGGAGCCCCGTTTTTTTGACCGGCTTGTGAAGCAGTTCCGCCGGCCCGGAAAACCTGTCCTGCCCTGATCCCGTTGCCGCTATGCCGCAATGCCGCTATCGTCGCTATTGCAGCATGTTGTACTGCTCGCGCATCACAACGATGATGGACTTGGCCGCGGCCAGCCGGGTTGGCAAATGGTCCTCCTCCTCGCGCGGGAAATCGACTTCCGCGCTCCAGTTGCAACCGGTGTGGTCAGGCTGGTGAACTCGCATGGCATGCAGTTCGCACTCGCCGCACTCAGGATTGTTGTTGAGGAACTGGTTCAGGATGGCCATCAACTCCGACCGTGTCTTTGCATCACGCCGCATGAGTCACCTCGTCCGTTGCCGTCTTGTTGCCTGGAACCTAAATCTAGGTACGCAGGCGCAGGCCCGCCAATTGAATCGCTCTATTAAGCAGCGGCTTTCGATCCCGAATTCCGGTAGTTTGTCTCTATCGCACCGCAGCAAATCCATGCTGCGTCGCGGCACTGCCGAAACCAGCGGCGCTCAATCCGGTCGAACCGCCATGGTGCGGCGCGCCGCGATCCGGCGGCGAGGCGCCCTTCGGCGCCAGGGCACTCGCGCGAACCCGACGACCCCGTGGCCATCCTCAATGCCGTCCTCAAGGCAATCCCGATGCTAAAGAATCTCTGGTACGTGCTGGGCCATTCAACGGATGTGCGTGCCGAGCCTGTCATGGTGACCGCGCTTGGCCAGAAGCTGGTGCTGTTTCGCGATAGCGCCGGCCTGGCCTGCGCGCTGTCCGACGTCTGCGCGCATCGGGGTGGATCCCTCAGCCATGGCCGCGTGGTGGCCGGCGACGTGGTGTGCCCGTACCACGGCTGGCGCTACGACGGCAACGGCATCTGCACGCATATCCCGGCCCAGCCGGGACTGCGGGTACCTACCCGGGCGCGGGTGGACGCTTACCCGACGGTGGAGCGCTTTGGCTGGGTTTGGGCCTTCCTGGGCGACCTGCCGCCGGCGCAGCGGCCACCGCTGCCGGATCTGTCATGGGTCGAGGATCCCCGTTTCCGGCTGGTGCGCGGGCATTTCGACTGGGATGCCAGCTGGGACCGCGTGATGGAGAACGGCCTGGACTTTGCCCACGCGCCATTCGTGCATGGCACGGCTTTCGGCGACCCCGCGCATCCCGAGATCGACGACTTCACGGTAGAGGCAGGCGAGTGGCAGGGCGAAGCGCGCATGCGCATGTACCGCCCGCGGCGCCGCTCATGGCCTGCGTGGCTCGCGCGCGGGGCAGCGGGTGGCCGGGTGCCGGTCTACACCACGCCGGGCTACCACTTCTCCGGGCCGTGCACCACGCTGCGGCTCGAGCCCCGTCCCGGCTGGGAGATCCGCATCGTCTCGGCGCACCTGCCGGTCGACGCCAAACGCACGCGCACCCTGTGGATGATGGGCCGTACCTTCATGAAGAGCGCGCTGCTTGACGCGCGCACCCGCCGCAGCAACCTGCGCATCTTCGAGCAGGACCACGCCGTGCTGTCCCGGGTTTGCCCGCAGCACACGCCCGACGACTGGCGGGAGGAAGTGTCGGTGCGCTCGGATGGCTTGCAGATCGCCTTTCGCAAGACGCTCAAGGCGCTCGAAGCGCGCGGCTGGGAGATCGACCTGGCCCGCATGGCCAGCGAGTTCGCGGGGCGCAAGGCGTGCGCGATTCCATGCCCGGCACGGCGTGAATCGTCGGCCTGGGCCATCGCCGGCGTGCCGACCCGGGGAGGCGGCTGAGCGTACTGGGCGTCCACCTGCGGCGGCTACCTGACGCCGGGCGTGCCGTGCACCTTCACGCCGGCGATGGCGGTGGACTGCTAAGCGCAGCGGCCCGCGGGATCGGCAACCGCCTGACGCCCGCGTTTGCCGGGAGCGAACACCATCAGGCTGAGCAGGGCGAGGACCCAGGCGCCAATCCCCCCATACAGCATCACCCAGCCAAAGCCATGGACCAGCGCCGCATGCAGCGCGGCGCCGGACGCGTCCAGGGCGGGCAGTTGCGTGAAGGCGTCCCCGGGCGCATCCAGGTTGCCCGCGGCAATGCGCTGCGCCAGCGCGCGCAACTGCAACGCATCGAACGCGCCCGGAAAGGCACGCTTCAGATACGAAGAGATCCCCGCGACCAGGATGAATCCCATCAACGCGATA comes from the Cupriavidus basilensis genome and includes:
- the pepN gene encoding aminopeptidase N, which codes for MLRTDTPVTVHRKDYTPPAFAFEHVDLTLELDPARTVVTSILRFTRQAPGPLVLAGEALELLGVRLDGKPLEGAQQTPDSLTLPELPAQGTLEIATACQPAANTSLSGLYVSNGNFFTQCEAEGFRKITYYLDRPDVMSTFRVTLRAQRAAYPVLLSNGNLISERELPDGRHEAIWEDPFKKPAYLFALVAGKLECIEERIQSASGQEKLLQVWVEPQDLPKTRHAMDSLIHSIRWDEQRFGLELDLDRFMIVAVGDFNMGAMENKGLNIFNTKYVLANAETATDADFGNIESVVGHEYFHNWTGNRVTCRDWFQLSLKEGLTVFRDQEFSADMMGSESGRAVKRIEDVRMLRQVQFPEDAGPMAHPVRPDSYEEINNFYTVTVYEKGAEVVRMYQTLLGRDGFRKGMDLYFQRHDGQAVTCDDFRAAMADANGRDLTQFGRWYSQAGTPVVAVRTAWDAATGTLALTLSQTSPKVGIETRPGTPDKLPFHIPFALGLIDASGADLALQLEGESQPGATTRVLDFTEAEQTFRFINLPRGAEPPLASLLRDFSAPVIIDAEYSEAQLTFLLAHDSDPFNRWEAGQRLTTRALLQLVAQGQAGGELRLDPALVAALRTVLNDQQLSPAFREQALTLPAEAYLAERMGVADPAAIHRARQFMREALARALKADWLAAFEANATPLAYSPDAVSAGKRALRNLALGYLADSGDAAMQALAEAQYKAADNMTDRFAALSAMVNTFAPGREAALADFYQRFEQDPLVIDKWFSLQGTQRGTVGPQSAGHKGKHTIDTVRALMQHPAFNLRNPNRARSLIFSFCAANPAQFHAEDGSGYAFWAEQVLALDAINPQVASRLARVMDRWQKYALPLRDRMRAALEQVAAASDLSRDVREIVSKALAP
- a CDS encoding DUF4136 domain-containing protein — protein: MAGAALLGVALLSGCASTVTTEVTAFRQGDWQNDPPRTYAFDRTSGQEPQLEDQTYEQWLAQALSGIGFEQVARPQAHYLVSMEYDSNSRLMRIQETSYVDPWSPGPYWGPYYRPWGPYGWGGPGYWPPVTTVRDVPVTQSTLRVFFKDAASGRRVYQVTANHRAEGASLQAAMPYLIRSAFVQFPADSGRPRRVTLPLDPNDK
- a CDS encoding NADP-dependent malic enzyme, producing MTSKTGGDAPQHAPNSPEAQLRLAALEYHRSPTKGKIQVNATKALSNQRDLSLAYSPGVAYACEEIAKDPAMAAEYTSRGNLVAVITNGTAVLGMGDIGPLAGKPVMEGKGCLFKKFAGIDVFDIELDAHDPDKIVEIVAALEPTIGGVNLEDIKAPECFYIEKKLRERMNIPVFHDDQHGTAIISGAALLNGLKVVGKDIAKVKLAVSGAGAAAIACLDTMVSLGVTRSNVSVVDSKGVIYVGRDANMEPNKARYAQDTSNRTLADIVNGADVFLGCSTAGVLTAEMVKTMADKPIILALANPEPEIRPEVAKAARPDCIIATGRSDYPNQVNNVLCFPYIFRGALDCGATKITEAMKLACVKAIADLAEAELNDAVAAAYGGQELKFGPDYIIPTPFDQRLIEKIAPAVAKAAEESGVATRPIKDLEAYRQQLTQYVYHTGLIMKPVFTAAKAAPKRVVYAEGEEERVLRAVQTVVDEGLARPILIGRPHVIQMRIDKAGLRLKAGADFELINPEDDPRYRAYHEAYHTLRGRDGVTPDVAKVMLRRSNTLIGTMLMHMGDADAMLCGTVGRFEAHLEHVRDVIGMAPGAKVFAAMNALMLEKYTLFITDTFVNDDPTAEELAAITQLAAEEIARFGQHPKVALMSHSMFGSSDRPSARKMRAAQEILAREAPHLEVEGEMQGDAALVEDVRRHFLPGTKLAGSANLLVMPTLDAANIAFNLLKITGGQGVTIGPILLGAAKPVHILNPQATTRRIVNMTAVAVAEANAVR
- a CDS encoding aromatic ring-hydroxylating oxygenase subunit alpha gives rise to the protein MLKNLWYVLGHSTDVRAEPVMVTALGQKLVLFRDSAGLACALSDVCAHRGGSLSHGRVVAGDVVCPYHGWRYDGNGICTHIPAQPGLRVPTRARVDAYPTVERFGWVWAFLGDLPPAQRPPLPDLSWVEDPRFRLVRGHFDWDASWDRVMENGLDFAHAPFVHGTAFGDPAHPEIDDFTVEAGEWQGEARMRMYRPRRRSWPAWLARGAAGGRVPVYTTPGYHFSGPCTTLRLEPRPGWEIRIVSAHLPVDAKRTRTLWMMGRTFMKSALLDARTRRSNLRIFEQDHAVLSRVCPQHTPDDWREEVSVRSDGLQIAFRKTLKALEARGWEIDLARMASEFAGRKACAIPCPARRESSAWAIAGVPTRGGG